DNA sequence from the Candidatus Kaistella beijingensis genome:
ATCTTACGCTATTAGTACCAAGTGATTTCTACAAAGAATATATCGAAGACAATTATTTGTCCTTGCTTTCAGCTGCATTAAAAAAGAACATCGGAAAAGGGGTGAAGCTTTGGTATTCCGTTATGGAAAACAAACCTGCAGGTCAGGAAAAACCGATCACGGTCAACGTAAAAGGTAAAACGATTTCCACACCCAAAATGCAGGAAACTTTGCCGCCATCTTATTCCCAAAATTTAATCAATCCTTTCGTCGTTCCGGGAATGAAGAAGGTGAATATCGATTCAAATTTGAAAGCAGATTTTTCGTTCGATAATTATGTGGAAGGAGAGAGCAACAAGTTTGCGTCCACTGTTGCAAAATCGATCGCAAAAAGACCGGGAGCAACTGCATTCAACCCGCTGTTTTTATACGGAGGTTACGGAGTTGGGAAAACGCATCTTGGTCACGCAATCGGATTGGAAGTGAAAAATGCTTTTCCGGATAAAGTGGTTTTGTACTTGTCTTCGGAGAAATTCATCCAACAGTTTGTTTCTGCTGCGAAAGCTCACAAACAGACAGAATTTGCTAATTTTTACCAAATGGTGGATGTGTTGATTATCGACGACATCCAATTCCTCTCCGGGAAAAAATCGACGCAGGACAGTTTCTTCCATATTTTCGATTACCTGCACCAAAACGGAAAACAGATTATCCTGACTTCCGATAAAGCGCCGGTTGATATTTTAGATATTCAGGACAGAATTGTTTCCCGTTTCAAATGGGGACTTTCAGCGGAAATTAAATCGCCGGATTTCGATACCAGAAGAAAAATCATCGTTGACAAATTAAGCCGAGACGGAATTGTTTTGACGGAAGATATGCTTGATTTCTTGGCATCTGAAGTGAAAACGAATGTAAGAGAATTGATTGGTGTCATCAATTCTGTGATTGCTTACTCCACCATTTATAAGTCGGATTTAAGTTTGGAACTTTTAAAGGAAACCATCAACAAAATTGCGGCAAACCAAAAGAAAGTGATCAACATTCCGTACATTCAGGATGTGGTTTGCGAATATTTCGGGATCCAGAGAGAGCAACTTTTATCGAAAACCCGAAAGAGAGAAATCGCTTTACCAAGACAATTGGCGATGTATTTTGCAAAGGAATTTACCAATGCAACCTTTACCAAAATCGGCGAAGAAATGGGCGGAAAGGACCATTCAACCGTAATGTATGCATGTGACACGATAAAAGATGTTTCTAAAATCGACAAGGAATTGAAGAAATACGTGAAGGAATTGACGGAGAAGATAAAACAGTAAAATTTGTTGGTGAGTCGGTGAGTGGGTTGTGAAAAATTAAATCATACTGCTTCATCACTTATCAATCATCATTCATCA
Encoded proteins:
- the dnaA gene encoding chromosomal replication initiator protein DnaA, giving the protein MDENLMLVWEKCLQFMRDNLNAAEDNTDLKKLENSFDLLFDNVQPISLVSNNLTLLVPSDFYKEYIEDNYLSLLSAALKKNIGKGVKLWYSVMENKPAGQEKPITVNVKGKTISTPKMQETLPPSYSQNLINPFVVPGMKKVNIDSNLKADFSFDNYVEGESNKFASTVAKSIAKRPGATAFNPLFLYGGYGVGKTHLGHAIGLEVKNAFPDKVVLYLSSEKFIQQFVSAAKAHKQTEFANFYQMVDVLIIDDIQFLSGKKSTQDSFFHIFDYLHQNGKQIILTSDKAPVDILDIQDRIVSRFKWGLSAEIKSPDFDTRRKIIVDKLSRDGIVLTEDMLDFLASEVKTNVRELIGVINSVIAYSTIYKSDLSLELLKETINKIAANQKKVINIPYIQDVVCEYFGIQREQLLSKTRKREIALPRQLAMYFAKEFTNATFTKIGEEMGGKDHSTVMYACDTIKDVSKIDKELKKYVKELTEKIKQ